The DNA window CCTACTATTTTTAAAGCTTTTGCAAATATTCTCACTTCTTAGTGACAACAAAACCAAAGATTAATAAACCTCTTATTAATCCAGAATTCCGAAAAGAAAAATGGGTGAACAATTCGATCTAGTTGAACTCAAACGAGAACAAGAACGTCTCAATAGAAAGCTCATCATAGAAGACCAATTGCCAGAATCTATTACCAAAGTCGGTGCAGCAACCACGATCTCCTTACCCAACAAACTTCTCGCAATCATCGTTGTCTGCGAATTCCCTTCCATGAACGTGCTCGAGGAAAAAACATATACACTTCACAATCCCCTTCCCCCCAAAGCAGAATTTCTTGCCTACCGAGAAATGCCTGCAATTATTGAAGCATATAATCAATTAGAACAAGAACCTGATCTTCTTTTAGTCAAAGGTTACGGCATCTTACACCCCCGCAACATTGGCGTTGCGTCGCATTTAGGATTAGTGCTCAACATTCCTACTCTTGGCGTTGCAGATTATCTTGCACTTGGGACCATCGAACAAGACGATCTTATTCTCAATGGTCAACTCTGCGGACATACCCTCTTTCCACGAGAACACAGTAATCTACTCTATATCACGCCTGGTCACAAAATTTCTTTTGACACCGCACGCGACATTGCCAAGAAATGTATTCAATACCCTCATAAGATGCCAGAACCATTGCATATTGCATTGCGGTTGGCTAAAAAGAAAATGAATGAATTAAGTTCTACTTTGGTTGGACAACAGCCTTTCTCTAATAACTAAAAATAAATAAACTAGTATCTTCTCTCATAACGCATACTAACACAGTTATCTTTGTATTGTGCCTAGTATAAAAAAAGGTGAAAAAATG is part of the Candidatus Woesearchaeota archaeon genome and encodes:
- a CDS encoding endonuclease V, coding for MGEQFDLVELKREQERLNRKLIIEDQLPESITKVGAATTISLPNKLLAIIVVCEFPSMNVLEEKTYTLHNPLPPKAEFLAYREMPAIIEAYNQLEQEPDLLLVKGYGILHPRNIGVASHLGLVLNIPTLGVADYLALGTIEQDDLILNGQLCGHTLFPREHSNLLYITPGHKISFDTARDIAKKCIQYPHKMPEPLHIALRLAKKKMNELSSTLVGQQPFSNN